The proteins below come from a single Candidatus Omnitrophota bacterium genomic window:
- a CDS encoding DegT/DnrJ/EryC1/StrS family aminotransferase: MIPILDLKKQITPIRVEIDSAIKKIIDNANFVFGKEIDEFEEKAAKYCRVKYAIGVSNGTDAIKLSLVALGIKPGDAVICPAFTYYASAGAIASMGAIPIFADINLDTYNISIDSIEKAIKQRRKQRIKAIVPVHLYGQCADMDGISKIAKKYKLKVVEDTAQAFGAEYKGKKAGTMGDCGAVSLFPAKNLGAFGDAGAVLTNNRVIAERLKIFRNQGNEEKYCHLVVGYNNRLDTIQAVILSVKIKYLDAWNKKRQENASYYNKQLQDLPVKTPFVPEYANHIYHQYVLRLDGPSKKLIEHLRNKGIDARVYYPTPLHLQKCFKYLGYKMGDFPESERASCQTLAIPVYPDLTKDEMDYIIASIKESFKKHCL, translated from the coding sequence ATGATACCTATATTAGACCTTAAGAAGCAAATTACGCCTATCCGTGTTGAAATAGATTCAGCGATAAAAAAAATAATAGATAACGCAAACTTTGTCTTTGGCAAAGAGATTGACGAATTCGAAGAGAAGGCCGCAAAATATTGCCGGGTGAAATATGCAATAGGCGTATCTAACGGCACAGATGCCATTAAATTATCTCTGGTTGCGCTTGGAATCAAACCGGGGGACGCAGTCATATGCCCTGCCTTTACCTATTACGCATCAGCAGGGGCAATCGCAAGTATGGGGGCAATACCTATTTTTGCAGATATTAATCTCGATACCTACAATATTTCAATTGATTCTATAGAAAAGGCCATAAAACAAAGAAGAAAACAGAGAATAAAAGCAATCGTCCCGGTTCATCTTTACGGCCAATGTGCTGATATGGATGGTATTTCAAAAATAGCCAAGAAATATAAGCTCAAGGTTGTTGAAGATACGGCGCAGGCATTTGGCGCAGAATATAAAGGGAAGAAAGCCGGCACGATGGGAGATTGTGGTGCAGTAAGCCTCTTCCCGGCTAAAAATTTAGGTGCCTTTGGCGATGCGGGCGCAGTTTTGACTAATAATCGAGTTATTGCTGAAAGGTTAAAGATTTTTAGAAATCAGGGGAATGAAGAAAAATACTGTCATTTAGTTGTTGGTTATAATAATCGCCTTGATACGATTCAGGCCGTAATCTTAAGCGTAAAAATAAAATATCTCGATGCCTGGAACAAAAAAAGACAGGAGAACGCCAGTTATTACAATAAACAACTCCAAGATTTACCGGTTAAAACCCCGTTTGTCCCTGAATACGCAAATCATATATATCACCAGTATGTCTTACGCTTGGATGGGCCGAGTAAAAAATTAATTGAGCATTTAAGAAATAAAGGAATTGACGCGCGCGTCTATTATCCTACGCCGCTGCATTTACAGAAGTGTTTTAAGTACTTAGGTTATAAAATGGGTGATTTTCCCGAATCAGAAAGAGCTTCTTGCCAGACGCTTGCCATACCCGTATATCCGGATTTGACTAAAGACGAAATGGATTACATTATCGCTTCGATTAAAGAGTCGTTTAAGAAGCACTGCTTATGA
- a CDS encoding sugar nucleotide-binding protein, translating to MKDKILIFGKGFIGTRLQEELNCDLADRKIYSYKDAEEEIKKARPDVIINCIGNVGTNVDECEKDLDKTLLANTFVPVILAEAALRNNIRLVHISTGCIYHYDYHKDKPIDEEKEPDFFELFYSRAKIYSEKALTALSKKYPVLIIRIRVPLDNRPHPRNILTKLINYKRIIDLPNSVTYIPDFIKALRHLIKTDAKGIYNVANKGGLRYPQLLDIYKKYVSGFKYEIVDYKELNMVRTNLILSTRKLEKSGFKTRPIKEVLEECVSSYIKY from the coding sequence ATGAAAGATAAAATCCTTATTTTCGGTAAAGGTTTTATCGGAACCAGGTTGCAAGAGGAATTGAATTGTGACCTTGCTGATAGAAAGATTTATTCATATAAGGACGCAGAAGAGGAGATTAAAAAGGCCCGTCCGGATGTTATTATTAACTGTATCGGCAATGTCGGGACTAATGTTGACGAATGCGAAAAAGACTTAGATAAGACTCTGTTAGCAAACACATTCGTGCCGGTTATCCTGGCTGAGGCGGCATTACGCAATAATATCAGGCTCGTCCATATAAGCACCGGCTGCATTTATCATTACGATTATCATAAAGATAAACCGATAGATGAAGAGAAAGAACCTGATTTTTTTGAGCTTTTTTATAGCCGCGCAAAGATATATTCCGAGAAGGCCCTGACGGCGCTATCTAAGAAATATCCGGTTTTAATTATCAGGATCCGCGTCCCTTTGGATAACCGGCCCCACCCCAGGAATATACTTACCAAACTAATTAATTATAAAAGAATTATCGATCTTCCTAATTCAGTTACTTATATCCCCGATTTTATAAAGGCATTAAGGCATTTAATCAAAACCGATGCTAAAGGTATATACAATGTAGCAAATAAAGGCGGGTTAAGGTATCCGCAGCTTTTGGATATTTATAAGAAATACGTTTCCGGATTTAAATACGAAATTGTGGATTATAAAGAGCTGAATATGGTGAGAACGAATTTGATTTTATCTACCCGGAAGTTAGAAAAATCCGGTTTTAAAACAAGGCCTATAAAAGAGGTATTGGAAGAATGCGTAAGTTCCTATATAAAATATTAG
- the rfbB gene encoding dTDP-glucose 4,6-dehydratase, with the protein MRKFLYKILVTGGAGFIGSEFVRHSVSRGLEVIVLDKLTYAGDLERLKGVKGKYKFYQVDICAKKQINYILAKERPRILVNFAAETHVDRSIKNASAFIKANIEGVHVLLEASLKHKVKKFIQISTDEVYGEIKEGKFTEQSPLKPNSPYAASKAAADLFIGSYIRTHGLPAIIIRPCNNYGPWQYPEKLIPLAVLKILRKEKIPVYAAGKNIREWLYVEDCIKGVLRIIEKGKTGEIYNLGSQQERQNIEVVKFLLHILKKRQDLIAFVKDRPGHDLRYSLDSSKVFKETGWKAKLNFKDGLRVTVEWFVGHRDWLLSKR; encoded by the coding sequence ATGCGTAAGTTCCTATATAAAATATTAGTAACTGGCGGCGCAGGATTTATCGGTAGTGAATTTGTACGCCATTCGGTCAGCAGGGGCCTAGAGGTTATAGTTTTGGATAAATTGACTTATGCTGGCGATTTAGAAAGGCTCAAAGGCGTAAAAGGAAAATATAAATTTTACCAGGTAGATATATGTGCTAAAAAACAGATAAATTATATTTTAGCTAAAGAACGGCCTCGGATTTTAGTAAATTTTGCCGCCGAGACCCATGTGGATAGAAGCATTAAAAATGCATCGGCATTTATCAAAGCTAATATTGAAGGGGTGCATGTTCTTTTAGAGGCTTCCCTGAAACATAAAGTTAAGAAGTTTATCCAGATTTCTACTGATGAAGTATACGGAGAGATAAAAGAGGGTAAATTTACGGAACAGTCTCCTTTAAAGCCAAATAGCCCCTATGCGGCCTCCAAGGCTGCGGCTGATTTGTTTATCGGTTCCTATATCAGAACCCATGGCTTGCCTGCGATTATCATCAGGCCGTGTAATAATTATGGCCCATGGCAATATCCGGAAAAACTTATCCCCTTAGCAGTTTTAAAAATATTAAGGAAGGAAAAGATACCCGTTTATGCCGCTGGTAAGAATATCAGGGAATGGCTTTATGTGGAGGATTGCATTAAGGGGGTATTGCGGATTATAGAAAAAGGCAAAACTGGCGAGATTTATAATTTAGGAAGCCAGCAGGAGCGGCAGAATATAGAAGTAGTAAAATTCCTGTTACATATTTTAAAGAAACGCCAGGATTTGATAGCGTTCGTGAAAGACAGGCCCGGACACGATTTAAGGTATAGTTTAGATTCCAGTAAGGTTTTTAAGGAAACCGGCTGGAAAGCTAAATTAAACTTTAAGGATGGGTTAAGAGTAACGGTAGAATGGTTTGTGGGACATAGGGATTGGCTTTTAAGCAAGCGATAG
- a CDS encoding glycosyltransferase family 39 protein, which translates to MKIHKNIVTTFILNNKAVLILFLLALFVRLIYLFSFPQFPLDGSQYKDDLQYIGIAKNILSGNGFSYDYVNPTAARAPIYPLFLAVTYFIFGYDNHNMARILQAIIGAVSCLLIYFIAKKLYSSSIGFYAALLTGIYPSLIGYTGLLYSETLAAFLLSLAILFYLLSNKRKSFILFVITGIFSGLLILCSPKFLFLPLIFGFSICFLNKFQKGFFKYFFGLMAGAVFMLTPWTIRNFNEFGKFIPVVTGSGTTLWYSTLPEDNTEWRFDREPLLSEFRNFAHGPQGIHKYEREDFIFSAKTNEIFARKALNNIKNNPLLFIKLSVKRLFRQWLASNGNSLYPLRGKISDYFISKDYGLFLIKISLAILQICIIVFGCLGIFVDFSSNKMNIFSPLFLSIFYSSIINSIFMTQPRYQIPVLGLLFIYTALGSHWVFLKLSKTRNFLRIGSLLIINK; encoded by the coding sequence ATGAAAATCCATAAAAATATTGTTACGACCTTTATCTTGAATAATAAAGCCGTATTGATTTTATTCCTATTAGCTTTATTTGTGAGATTAATATATCTATTTTCCTTTCCTCAGTTCCCCTTAGATGGTTCGCAATACAAAGATGATTTGCAATATATCGGTATTGCTAAAAACATATTGTCCGGAAATGGATTTTCGTATGATTATGTTAATCCAACGGCTGCTAGAGCCCCTATTTACCCCTTATTTTTAGCCGTAACCTATTTTATTTTTGGCTATGATAACCACAATATGGCGAGGATATTACAGGCAATAATTGGAGCCGTCAGTTGCCTTCTTATTTATTTTATAGCAAAAAAACTTTATAGTTCTAGTATCGGTTTTTATGCAGCATTATTAACAGGCATTTATCCTTCTTTGATAGGATATACTGGGTTGCTATATTCAGAAACCTTAGCAGCGTTTCTGCTATCGTTAGCCATATTATTTTATTTATTATCCAATAAGAGAAAGTCATTTATCCTTTTTGTCATAACGGGGATATTTTCCGGATTATTAATTTTATGTTCCCCTAAATTTCTATTTTTACCACTTATTTTTGGATTTTCTATTTGTTTTTTGAATAAATTCCAAAAAGGATTTTTTAAATATTTCTTCGGATTAATGGCTGGCGCTGTTTTTATGTTAACCCCATGGACCATAAGAAATTTTAATGAATTTGGAAAATTTATTCCCGTTGTAACCGGTTCAGGTACGACATTATGGTATTCTACTTTGCCCGAGGATAATACTGAATGGAGGTTTGATAGGGAGCCGCTTCTTTCAGAATTTAGAAATTTTGCTCATGGGCCTCAAGGCATCCATAAGTATGAACGGGAGGATTTTATTTTTTCTGCTAAAACAAATGAAATTTTTGCGCGAAAAGCGTTAAATAATATAAAAAATAATCCCTTATTATTTATCAAGCTTTCTGTTAAGCGTCTTTTCAGACAGTGGCTGGCAAGCAATGGAAACAGTCTATATCCATTAAGAGGCAAAATTAGTGATTATTTCATAAGTAAGGATTACGGCCTTTTTCTTATCAAGATATCCCTGGCTATCTTACAGATATGTATAATTGTTTTTGGATGTCTAGGCATATTTGTTGATTTTAGCTCAAACAAAATGAACATTTTCTCACCGTTATTTTTATCAATTTTTTATTCGTCGATAATAAATAGTATCTTTATGACCCAGCCAAGATATCAAATACCAGTATTGGGATTACTGTTTATTTATACTGCCTTAGGCAGTCACTGGGTATTCTTGAAGCTATCTAAAACCCGGAATTTTTTAAGAATAGGCTCTTTGTTAATAATAAACAAATGA
- a CDS encoding radical SAM protein has translation MDILLVRPVDITKKNFYCTPYLGLGYLATAVRKKGHSVKILHCLKEKMGLGDFTAYVRNRRPSAIGFTCESYDVRSVQESIKAVKDTDRSIPVIIGGAHVSAVPEVAMEVDFPNADYAFRGEAEIGLPMLFDSLNKKLDIEAEKIPGLVWRDNGRLRINPQIFYENVDELGIPAWDLMDPREYESSPFHGFARGFPLAPMISARGCPFPCTFCSTKHQMGQRVRHRSVSLVLEEMKLLINKYGVKEIQFLDDCFSVNKNKVIEICNGILNENIKINWQCPNGLRVDTIDEEMLRIMKRAGCYHFSIGIESTNPDILRKMKKNITLELVEEKIALAKRVGIRVTGFFILGFPGETEKDIKRTIKYARSIPIDKVLFSNFWPSPGTEIYESLRQQGKITKDKIGTHYFKATFPPEGMTSEQLKKYQLIGFASFYLRPRIILSIMEEISSFNQFKNLLRKLFSLITMR, from the coding sequence ATGGACATTTTATTAGTCAGGCCGGTAGATATCACAAAAAAGAATTTTTATTGTACTCCATACCTGGGGTTGGGGTATCTGGCGACTGCAGTGCGAAAGAAAGGTCACAGTGTAAAAATTTTGCATTGCCTCAAAGAAAAGATGGGTCTTGGCGATTTTACGGCTTACGTACGCAATAGAAGACCATCAGCTATAGGTTTCACATGCGAATCTTATGATGTAAGATCGGTTCAGGAAAGCATTAAAGCTGTCAAGGATACAGATAGAAGCATTCCGGTTATCATAGGGGGCGCCCACGTATCTGCCGTGCCTGAAGTCGCAATGGAGGTGGATTTTCCAAATGCTGATTATGCCTTTAGAGGAGAAGCAGAAATCGGATTACCGATGTTATTTGATTCTCTGAATAAAAAATTAGATATAGAAGCCGAGAAAATTCCCGGGTTAGTATGGAGAGATAACGGGCGCCTCCGTATTAACCCCCAGATTTTTTATGAAAATGTTGATGAACTCGGCATTCCCGCATGGGACCTTATGGATCCGCGCGAGTATGAGTCTTCGCCTTTTCACGGTTTTGCCAGAGGTTTTCCTCTGGCCCCCATGATTTCTGCCAGGGGTTGCCCTTTCCCTTGTACTTTTTGCAGTACAAAACACCAGATGGGGCAAAGGGTGAGGCATAGGAGCGTATCGTTGGTACTTGAAGAAATGAAGTTATTGATTAATAAATATGGCGTAAAAGAGATACAATTCTTAGACGATTGTTTTTCTGTTAATAAGAATAAGGTAATAGAAATTTGTAACGGGATATTAAATGAAAATATAAAAATAAACTGGCAGTGCCCAAATGGCTTGCGGGTAGATACTATTGACGAAGAAATGCTCCGGATTATGAAGCGCGCCGGATGTTATCATTTTTCGATTGGCATAGAGTCGACAAATCCCGATATCTTAAGGAAGATGAAAAAGAATATTACCCTTGAATTAGTGGAAGAAAAAATTGCCCTAGCTAAAAGAGTAGGAATAAGGGTTACCGGTTTTTTTATCTTGGGTTTCCCGGGTGAGACCGAAAAAGATATCAAGCGGACAATAAAATATGCCAGAAGCATTCCAATTGATAAGGTATTATTCAGTAACTTCTGGCCTTCCCCCGGGACAGAAATTTATGAGAGTCTCAGGCAACAAGGAAAAATTACCAAAGATAAAATAGGCACGCATTACTTTAAGGCGACATTTCCTCCGGAAGGGATGACCTCGGAGCAGCTAAAAAAATACCAATTAATTGGTTTTGCTTCTTTCTACCTCAGGCCCAGGATTATTTTAAGCATTATGGAAGAGATATCTTCTTTTAACCAATTTAAGAACTTGCTTAGAAAGCTGTTTAGCCTTATCACTATGAGATAG
- a CDS encoding radical SAM protein, which produces MSIGNYLKYSKYLFIKDNVLPIYFVFFITDRCTANCRHCLRGGFLSQKEELSLDEIEKISLGMGDLLFFLPTGGEPFLRNDYAEIVKLFFMNNKAKNVGSATNGSLTDKIVDTVIKVLKSCNGIDYAVDISIDDIGERHDYIRREKDLFEKAVYTYRELEKVKKIYPKFNLNIGITISSYNQDNLDEIYRFLISGLKVKNINQLLVRGEAKEPVSKNVDINKYVCFSRRLENINNNLTGYKGYAFADFVNAMRIYRRRILEKTVRENKWQLPCLAANLGAVMLSNGDVYPCELLERKIGNIKEADFNFKELWFNSQAREIRKFIKETKCFCTYECFLTLNTFFSLKTFPKVLREWLRIKFNRYFL; this is translated from the coding sequence ATGTCTATCGGTAATTATCTTAAATATAGCAAATACCTATTCATTAAAGATAATGTGTTACCGATATATTTTGTTTTCTTTATTACGGACAGGTGCACAGCTAATTGCAGGCATTGCCTAAGAGGAGGCTTTTTATCCCAAAAAGAAGAGTTGAGTTTAGATGAAATAGAGAAAATATCACTGGGCATGGGCGATCTTCTTTTCTTTCTGCCTACCGGAGGAGAGCCGTTTTTAAGAAATGATTACGCGGAAATAGTAAAGCTCTTTTTTATGAACAATAAAGCTAAGAATGTAGGCTCAGCGACCAACGGCTCTCTTACCGATAAGATTGTAGATACGGTAATAAAGGTTTTGAAGAGTTGTAATGGCATAGATTACGCTGTTGATATTTCAATAGACGACATCGGAGAAAGGCATGATTATATCCGCAGGGAAAAGGACTTGTTTGAAAAGGCCGTATATACATATAGGGAATTAGAGAAAGTAAAGAAAATCTATCCAAAGTTTAACCTGAATATTGGAATAACGATTTCTTCATATAATCAAGATAATTTAGATGAGATTTACCGATTTCTCATATCCGGTTTAAAGGTGAAAAATATAAATCAGCTATTAGTCAGAGGAGAAGCGAAGGAGCCTGTTTCTAAAAATGTCGATATAAATAAGTATGTATGTTTTAGCAGAAGGCTTGAAAACATTAATAATAATCTGACCGGTTACAAGGGCTATGCGTTTGCTGATTTCGTAAATGCCATGAGGATTTATCGCAGGCGGATTTTAGAGAAGACAGTCAGGGAAAATAAATGGCAGTTGCCGTGTCTGGCTGCAAATCTTGGCGCGGTTATGTTAAGCAATGGAGATGTCTATCCCTGCGAACTCCTGGAAAGAAAAATCGGAAATATAAAGGAAGCGGATTTTAATTTTAAAGAATTATGGTTTAACAGCCAAGCCCGCGAGATAAGAAAATTTATAAAAGAGACAAAATGTTTCTGCACTTATGAATGTTTTTTAACGCTCAATACCTTTTTTTCTCTAAAGACTTTCCCTAAAGTTTTACGAGAGTGGCTAAGGATTAAATTTAACCGATATTTTTTATAA
- the rfbA gene encoding glucose-1-phosphate thymidylyltransferase RfbA, translating into MKGIILAGGKATRLHPITLGVCKQMLPVYDKPMIYYPLSVLMLGGIKDILVISTPKDLPRFKDLLGDGRDLGIKLSYAIQRDPKGIAESFIIAEKFIAEDSVCLILGDNIFYGNNLGEFLKEAASLKEGARIFGYYIKDPRRYGVIEFDDTGEAISIEEKPKKPKSNYAVCGIYFYDNNVVKIAKNLKPSKRGEIEITEVNNEYIKMGKLKVQLIGRGYAWLDTGTYDSLIDASLFIKTIEERQGLKIGCIEEIAYRMSYINKKQLQKLAGVINTEYGEYLKRICENER; encoded by the coding sequence ATGAAAGGTATAATTTTGGCAGGAGGAAAAGCAACAAGGCTGCATCCAATCACCCTTGGTGTCTGTAAACAGATGCTGCCCGTATATGACAAGCCTATGATTTATTATCCTCTATCGGTTTTGATGCTGGGGGGTATCAAGGATATCCTTGTCATTTCTACGCCTAAGGATTTGCCAAGGTTTAAGGATTTATTGGGTGACGGACGTGATTTAGGCATAAAACTTTCTTACGCCATACAACGGGACCCCAAGGGTATAGCGGAAAGCTTTATCATTGCAGAGAAATTTATTGCGGAAGATAGCGTCTGTTTAATCTTAGGGGATAATATATTTTATGGAAATAATCTGGGCGAATTTTTGAAAGAAGCAGCTTCCCTGAAGGAAGGGGCACGCATCTTCGGTTATTATATAAAGGACCCCCGGCGTTACGGAGTTATAGAATTTGACGATACGGGCGAGGCAATCTCTATCGAAGAAAAGCCTAAAAAACCCAAATCAAACTATGCGGTTTGCGGAATTTATTTCTACGATAATAACGTCGTAAAAATCGCCAAAAACTTAAAGCCGTCCAAAAGAGGGGAAATAGAAATAACGGAAGTGAATAACGAATACATAAAAATGGGAAAGTTAAAGGTACAATTGATAGGCAGAGGTTATGCCTGGCTGGATACGGGAACGTACGATTCCCTGATTGATGCTTCCCTGTTTATAAAGACGATCGAAGAGCGGCAGGGCTTAAAGATCGGCTGTATAGAAGAAATCGCCTACAGGATGAGCTACATTAATAAGAAACAACTGCAAAAATTGGCCGGGGTTATAAATACGGAATACGGTGAATACCTAAAGAGAATTTGCGAAAATGAAAGATAA
- a CDS encoding glycosyltransferase, whose protein sequence is MENPKVSVVIPVKNSAKTIGNCLAALYLNNNVDFETLVVDDGCTDNTIDIVSKYKCSVLKNNVYPGVSGARNAGAFVANGDVLVFIDSDIVVSKDALLRISERIQSTDAVVGILSKNIRYNNFSSQYKNLWMNYTFNKLADNISLIFSSVAAIKRDIFLKHGGFDVNYMSPNVEDNELGIRLRDAGYSIILDKDLQVEHLKKYTFLSLLKTHYSRTKGLIKLYHRKKLIGLSKKNPSSVPNNYLFNIPLTIALICLLFSFSLRGHISSKIAIAVFLSTLFVFINFNWLHFLNKNRGVFFALKSLLYLPLEFIVIIFGLAIGQIEYLTGKRY, encoded by the coding sequence TTGGAGAATCCAAAAGTCTCGGTAGTTATTCCGGTAAAAAACTCAGCTAAAACCATTGGCAATTGCCTGGCTGCGCTTTATTTGAATAATAATGTTGATTTCGAAACACTGGTTGTGGACGATGGATGCACAGATAATACTATAGATATTGTTTCAAAGTATAAGTGCTCAGTATTAAAAAATAATGTCTATCCCGGAGTTTCTGGAGCAAGAAATGCCGGGGCTTTTGTGGCTAATGGAGATGTGCTTGTGTTTATTGATTCAGATATCGTGGTTTCTAAAGATGCGTTATTAAGAATATCAGAAAGAATTCAATCTACGGATGCCGTAGTGGGCATACTCAGTAAAAATATAAGGTACAATAATTTTTCTAGCCAATACAAGAACTTGTGGATGAACTATACCTTTAATAAACTTGCGGATAATATTTCCTTAATATTTTCCAGTGTGGCAGCTATCAAAAGAGACATATTTCTAAAGCACGGGGGATTCGATGTCAATTATATGTCTCCGAACGTAGAAGATAACGAGCTTGGAATAAGGCTGCGGGATGCCGGATATAGCATAATCCTTGATAAGGATTTGCAAGTCGAGCATCTGAAGAAGTATACCTTTTTGAGCCTCCTGAAAACTCACTATTCTAGGACTAAAGGATTAATAAAATTATATCACCGCAAAAAACTAATCGGATTATCTAAAAAAAATCCCAGTTCTGTGCCTAATAATTATCTTTTTAACATTCCGTTAACCATCGCGTTGATATGTTTATTATTTAGCTTTTCTTTAAGAGGCCATATATCTTCAAAAATAGCAATAGCGGTTTTTTTATCTACCCTGTTTGTTTTTATAAACTTTAACTGGCTCCATTTCTTAAATAAGAACAGAGGCGTATTTTTTGCCTTAAAAAGCCTCCTTTACTTACCATTAGAGTTTATAGTGATTATTTTTGGTTTAGCTATCGGCCAAATAGAGTATTTAACCGGTAAAAGGTATTAA
- a CDS encoding MarR family EPS-associated transcriptional regulator: protein MNNSIKIFDSEKTLHVLKEIEHNPQITQRDLAQKLEISLGKINFLINALIDKGIIEIKNFKNAKNKLAYRYLLTPQGIKIKLQLTYKFFIWKTQEYERLKEEIERLKKETPSILSKEELI from the coding sequence ATGAATAATTCAATCAAAATCTTTGATTCCGAAAAGACCCTCCATGTGCTTAAAGAGATAGAACACAATCCCCAGATAACTCAACGCGACCTTGCCCAAAAACTAGAAATCAGCCTGGGTAAGATAAATTTCCTCATCAATGCCCTGATAGACAAAGGCATAATCGAGATAAAAAACTTTAAGAATGCCAAAAATAAACTTGCCTACAGATATTTGCTTACCCCCCAGGGCATAAAAATAAAGCTTCAGCTGACCTATAAATTTTTTATCTGGAAAACGCAGGAATACGAGAGATTAAAGGAGGAAATAGAACGCTTGAAAAAAGAAACACCTTCTATTTTGTCTAAAGAGGAGCTAATTTAA
- a CDS encoding radical SAM protein codes for MKKRIGFIVPNTDKQVRYGKLSKLGSYLPSLGIAYISAVVEKEGYEVSIIDAEVNNYSDEEVMKEVSRLHPGVIGFQTFYNTIDSCFRLANRIKAYNKDIIIVFGGIQSTLFPEETLNNHYVDYVVMGEGEIIFKNLLKHIYSAEEANKIKGLVYRDNNKIIKNPREENIMDLDSLPLPARHLFPMDLYRSSGNLRGKRNLHIMSSRGCPFSCAFCESHMTFGKTNRFHGTDRVIQELIILRDIHGADAIQFYDESFTLNKERVYNLCDQMRKRKINLPWSCFTRVNLIDLDLLKAMKAAGCYQIFFGVESGVPRLLKLINKLHTLEQVKKAFELTNRVRIQSTASFILGLPTETSEEASQTIAFAKEIKPTFANFLLFCPFPGTDIYDISLKNGNILEKDTSKWSNFNENQIVYLTHGREKKDILQSVKKGYREFYLRPQYFWNVLPLFNKDDWWKFLKICSSAYKLLLPN; via the coding sequence ATGAAAAAAAGAATCGGTTTTATTGTCCCGAATACGGATAAACAAGTCCGTTACGGTAAATTATCTAAATTAGGTTCATATCTGCCTTCTTTAGGCATAGCTTATATCTCTGCCGTAGTTGAAAAGGAGGGGTATGAAGTAAGCATAATTGATGCGGAAGTTAATAATTATTCGGACGAAGAAGTTATGAAAGAAGTATCTAGGCTGCACCCGGGAGTCATAGGGTTCCAGACTTTTTATAATACCATTGATAGTTGTTTTCGGCTGGCTAATAGGATAAAGGCATATAATAAGGATATTATTATAGTTTTCGGTGGGATACAGTCCACATTATTTCCGGAAGAAACCTTAAATAATCACTATGTAGACTATGTTGTTATGGGGGAAGGCGAAATAATTTTTAAGAATTTATTGAAACACATATATTCCGCAGAGGAGGCAAACAAAATAAAAGGCCTCGTATATAGAGATAATAATAAAATAATAAAAAACCCTCGCGAAGAAAATATAATGGATTTAGATTCTTTGCCTCTTCCGGCACGGCATTTATTCCCCATGGATTTATACAGGTCTTCAGGTAATCTCAGGGGAAAGCGCAACCTGCATATCATGAGCTCCCGGGGTTGCCCGTTTTCCTGCGCATTTTGTGAAAGCCATATGACTTTCGGTAAGACAAACAGGTTTCACGGCACCGATAGGGTTATCCAGGAACTTATTATTTTGAGGGACATTCATGGGGCCGATGCCATACAATTTTATGATGAAAGTTTTACATTAAACAAGGAAAGGGTATATAACCTATGCGATCAGATGAGAAAGCGAAAGATAAATTTACCCTGGTCATGTTTTACCAGGGTTAATTTGATAGATTTAGACTTGTTAAAGGCAATGAAGGCGGCAGGGTGTTATCAGATTTTTTTTGGCGTTGAATCCGGGGTGCCCCGTTTATTAAAACTAATAAATAAGCTACATACCCTAGAGCAGGTAAAGAAAGCATTTGAACTTACAAATAGAGTCAGAATACAATCTACAGCTTCTTTTATTTTGGGTTTGCCTACGGAAACCAGCGAAGAGGCATCGCAAACCATAGCATTTGCCAAAGAGATAAAACCAACTTTTGCCAATTTTTTATTATTTTGTCCCTTCCCGGGCACCGACATATACGATATTAGCTTGAAAAACGGCAATATTCTGGAGAAAGATACCTCTAAATGGTCTAACTTTAATGAAAACCAGATTGTTTATCTGACGCATGGCAGAGAGAAAAAAGATATCTTGCAATCAGTTAAGAAAGGTTATAGGGAATTTTATCTGCGGCCGCAGTATTTTTGGAATGTTTTGCCGTTATTTAACAAAGATGACTGGTGGAAATTCCTAAAAATCTGCAGTTCCGCATATAAACTTTTATTGCCGAATTAA